In the genome of Rhodoferax fermentans, one region contains:
- the uvrB gene encoding excinuclease ABC subunit UvrB has product MSAPSPLNLVSPDDAEPARSGQFVSFPGSPFELYQPYPPAGDQPEAIRQLVEGVEDGEVFQTLLGVTGSGKTFTMANVIARLGRPAIVFAPNKTLAAQLYSEFREFFPKNAVEYFVSYYDYYQPEAYVPQRDLFIEKDSAINEHIEQMRLSCTKSVLERRDVVIVATVSAIYGIGQPEAYHKMVMTLRAGDKMGQRDMIAQLVRMQYQRNDMDFSRGAFRVRGDTIDIFPAEHSEMAIRVELFDDEIESLQLFDPLTGRIRQKIPRFTVYPSSHYVTPREQVLSAVEAIKIELADRVKEFVGQGKLVEAQRLEQRTRFDLEMLSEVGHCKGIENYSRHLSGAAPGEPPATLTDYLPKDAVMFLDESHVLIGQFGGMFNGDRSRKTTLVEYGFRLPSALDNRPLKFEEFETRMRQAIFVSATPAQWEKDHAGQVVEQLVRPTGLVDPEVEVRPASSQVDDVLQEIRIRVEKNERVLITTLTKRMAEQLTDYLTDNGVKVRYLHSDIDTVERVEILRDLRLGAFDVLVGINLLREGLDIPEVSLVAILDADKEGFLRSERSLIQTIGRAARNLEGRAILYADKITDSMERAIGETQRRRAKQVAHNLKNGITPRSIVKQIRDLIDGVYSEKAGKEAEKLERDAMQRAQVEEMSEKDISREIKRLEKLMMEHARNLEFEKAARVRDQLAILKEQAFGAPGSDNIALLVPAGK; this is encoded by the coding sequence ATGTCCGCACCGAGCCCGCTGAACCTGGTTTCCCCTGACGATGCCGAGCCCGCGCGCAGCGGCCAGTTCGTCAGCTTTCCTGGCTCACCGTTTGAGCTGTACCAGCCGTACCCGCCTGCTGGCGACCAGCCCGAAGCCATCAGGCAATTGGTGGAAGGTGTCGAAGACGGTGAGGTGTTTCAAACCTTGCTGGGTGTGACCGGCTCGGGCAAAACCTTCACCATGGCCAATGTGATCGCGCGCCTGGGGCGTCCGGCGATTGTGTTTGCACCGAACAAAACCCTGGCAGCACAGCTGTACAGCGAGTTCCGCGAGTTTTTTCCGAAGAATGCGGTGGAGTACTTCGTGAGTTATTACGACTACTACCAGCCCGAGGCCTACGTGCCGCAGCGCGATTTGTTCATCGAAAAAGACTCGGCGATCAACGAACACATCGAACAAATGCGCCTGTCTTGCACCAAGAGTGTGTTGGAGCGGCGCGACGTGGTGATTGTGGCCACCGTCTCTGCCATCTACGGTATCGGCCAGCCCGAGGCGTACCACAAGATGGTGATGACGCTGCGCGCGGGCGACAAAATGGGCCAGCGCGACATGATTGCGCAGCTGGTGCGGATGCAGTACCAGCGCAACGACATGGACTTCAGCCGGGGTGCGTTCCGGGTGCGTGGTGACACCATCGACATCTTTCCGGCAGAACATTCCGAGATGGCGATCCGCGTTGAGCTGTTTGACGATGAGATTGAGAGCCTGCAGCTGTTTGACCCGCTCACCGGGCGCATCCGGCAAAAGATTCCGCGCTTCACCGTTTACCCGAGCAGCCATTACGTCACGCCCAGAGAGCAGGTGTTGTCTGCGGTGGAGGCGATCAAGATCGAGCTGGCGGACCGCGTCAAGGAGTTCGTGGGCCAAGGCAAGCTGGTGGAAGCCCAGCGCCTGGAGCAACGCACCCGGTTCGATCTGGAAATGTTGTCCGAGGTTGGCCACTGCAAGGGCATCGAGAACTACTCGCGCCATCTGAGTGGCGCCGCACCCGGTGAACCTCCCGCCACCCTGACCGACTACCTGCCCAAAGACGCGGTGATGTTCCTCGACGAGTCGCACGTGTTGATCGGCCAGTTTGGCGGCATGTTCAATGGCGACCGCTCGCGCAAGACCACGCTGGTGGAGTACGGTTTTCGCCTGCCCAGTGCGCTGGACAACCGGCCGCTCAAATTTGAAGAGTTCGAGACCCGCATGCGCCAGGCTATTTTTGTCTCGGCCACTCCCGCGCAGTGGGAAAAAGACCACGCCGGGCAGGTGGTGGAGCAGCTGGTGCGCCCGACAGGTCTGGTTGACCCCGAGGTCGAAGTGCGCCCGGCCAGCAGCCAGGTGGACGATGTGTTGCAGGAAATCCGCATCCGCGTCGAGAAAAACGAGCGGGTGTTGATCACCACGCTGACCAAACGCATGGCCGAGCAGCTCACCGACTACCTGACCGACAACGGTGTCAAGGTGCGTTATTTACACAGCGACATCGATACCGTGGAGCGGGTCGAAATTCTGCGTGACCTGCGCCTGGGTGCGTTTGATGTGCTGGTGGGTATCAACCTGTTGCGTGAAGGCCTGGACATCCCCGAAGTCTCGCTGGTGGCGATTTTGGATGCGGACAAGGAAGGTTTTTTGCGCTCCGAACGTTCGCTGATCCAGACCATTGGCCGCGCCGCACGTAACCTGGAGGGCAGGGCGATCCTCTACGCCGACAAGATCACCGACTCGATGGAACGCGCCATCGGTGAAACCCAGCGCCGTCGCGCCAAACAGGTGGCGCACAACCTCAAGAACGGCATCACGCCGCGCTCCATCGTCAAACAGATCCGTGATCTGATCGACGGCGTCTACAGCGAAAAAGCGGGCAAAGAGGCCGAGAAGCTCGAGCGCGATGCAATGCAGCGTGCCCAGGTCGAAGAGATGAGCGAAAAAGACATCTCACGCGAGATCAAACGCCTGGAAAAACTCATGATGGAACACGCCCGCAACCTGGAGTTCGAGAAGGCCGCACGGGTGCGCGACCAACTGGCGATTCTGAAAGAACAGGCCTTTGGTGCGCCAGGCAGCGACAACATCGCGCTGCTGGTGCCTGCTGGCAAATAA
- a CDS encoding amino acid aminotransferase, with product MSLFSAVEMAPRDPILGLNEQFNADTNPAKVNLGVGVYFDDNGKLPLLQCVQAFEKTMMDKPTARGYLPIDGIAAYDAAVKSLVFGTDSEPVKSGRVATIQALGGTGGLKIGADFLKKLNPTAKVLISDPSWENHRALFTNAGFTVESYRYYDASTRGLNFAGMLADLNAAAAGTVVVLHACCHNPTGYDITAAQWDEVIAVVKAKGLTPFLDMAYQGFGYGILEDGAVIGKFVDAGLDFFVSTSFSKSFSLYGERVGALSVLCANKEEASRVLSQLKIVIRTNYSNPPTHGGAIVAGVLGNPELRALWEAELGEMRVRIKAMRQKLVDGLKAAGVKQDMSFITQQIGMFSYSGLSKDQMVRLRSEFGVYGTDTGRMCVAALNSKNIDYVCASIAKVV from the coding sequence ATGTCACTCTTTTCCGCTGTCGAAATGGCCCCCCGCGACCCGATTCTGGGTCTCAACGAGCAATTCAACGCCGATACCAACCCCGCCAAGGTCAACCTGGGTGTGGGTGTCTACTTTGATGACAACGGCAAGCTGCCGCTGCTGCAATGTGTGCAAGCTTTTGAGAAAACCATGATGGACAAACCCACCGCGCGTGGTTACCTGCCCATCGACGGTATTGCCGCTTACGACGCAGCGGTCAAAAGCCTGGTGTTTGGCACCGACAGCGAGCCCGTCAAGAGTGGCCGTGTGGCCACCATCCAGGCCCTGGGCGGCACCGGTGGCCTGAAGATTGGCGCTGACTTCCTGAAAAAGCTCAACCCAACAGCCAAGGTGCTGATCTCTGACCCCAGCTGGGAAAACCACCGCGCGCTGTTCACCAACGCCGGTTTCACGGTGGAGAGTTACCGCTACTACGACGCCAGCACCCGTGGTCTGAACTTTGCCGGCATGCTGGCCGACCTGAACGCTGCCGCCGCTGGCACCGTGGTGGTCTTGCACGCCTGCTGCCACAACCCGACCGGCTACGACATCACCGCCGCCCAATGGGACGAGGTGATTGCGGTGGTCAAGGCCAAGGGTTTGACCCCTTTCCTGGACATGGCCTACCAAGGTTTTGGTTACGGCATTCTTGAGGACGGCGCGGTGATTGGCAAGTTTGTCGACGCGGGCCTGGACTTCTTTGTGTCGACCTCTTTCAGCAAAAGTTTCAGCCTGTACGGCGAACGTGTGGGCGCCCTGTCGGTGTTGTGCGCCAACAAGGAAGAAGCCAGCCGCGTGCTGAGCCAGCTCAAGATCGTGATCCGCACCAACTACAGCAACCCGCCCACCCATGGCGGCGCGATTGTGGCCGGTGTGTTGGGCAACCCCGAGTTGCGCGCCCTGTGGGAAGCTGAACTCGGCGAAATGCGTGTGCGCATCAAGGCCATGCGCCAAAAACTGGTCGACGGCCTGAAAGCCGCTGGTGTCAAACAGGACATGAGTTTCATCACCCAGCAAATCGGCATGTTCAGCTACTCTGGCCTGAGCAAGGACCAGATGGTGCGCCTGCGCAGCGAGTTTGGTGTGTACGGCACCGACACCGGTCGCATGTGTGTGGCCGCTCTCAACAGCAAAAACATCGACTACGTCTGCGCCAGCATCGCCAAAGTGGTCTGA
- a CDS encoding Rossmann-like and DUF2520 domain-containing protein yields MTSLNIVGAGRVGQTLGRLWASSGVFQIQGVLARSMASAQQARDFIGTGQPVANLGTLPPADVWVLSVPDSQITPVAQALAALDRPPALVCHCSGALGSNELAPLGQLGWQLASAHPLLSFAQPERALAQFAGTPCALEGDATALAVLEDAFSRIGGRCFALSAQNKLLYHAGAVLATNFLPVLQDLAEQLWQHSGMPEDLAQQMRRTLLQNAVNNIVALGPQAALTGPAARGDTALVARQQQALADWQPQVGEAYAALSQLATRLSRRSNP; encoded by the coding sequence ATGACCAGCCTCAACATCGTCGGCGCGGGCCGTGTGGGCCAGACGCTGGGGCGGCTGTGGGCGAGCTCTGGTGTGTTCCAGATCCAGGGCGTGCTGGCCCGCTCGATGGCCAGCGCTCAACAGGCGCGGGACTTCATTGGCACAGGCCAGCCAGTTGCCAACCTAGGCACCTTGCCGCCCGCCGATGTCTGGGTGTTGTCGGTGCCCGACAGCCAAATCACGCCGGTAGCCCAGGCTTTGGCGGCCCTGGACAGGCCCCCTGCCCTGGTGTGCCATTGCAGCGGTGCACTGGGGTCAAACGAACTGGCGCCACTGGGCCAACTCGGCTGGCAATTGGCCAGTGCCCACCCCTTGCTGAGTTTTGCCCAGCCCGAACGGGCGCTGGCCCAATTTGCCGGCACACCCTGTGCGCTGGAAGGCGATGCGACCGCGCTGGCCGTGCTGGAGGACGCCTTCAGCCGGATCGGTGGGCGCTGTTTTGCCCTGTCTGCGCAGAACAAACTGCTCTACCACGCCGGTGCGGTGTTGGCCACCAACTTTTTGCCGGTGCTGCAGGACCTGGCCGAACAGCTGTGGCAGCACAGCGGCATGCCCGAAGATCTGGCGCAGCAGATGCGCCGCACGCTGCTGCAGAACGCGGTCAACAACATCGTGGCACTGGGCCCGCAGGCGGCGCTGACCGGCCCGGCCGCGCGTGGTGACACAGCCCTGGTGGCTCGGCAACAGCAGGCACTGGCGGACTGGCAGCCGCAGGTCGGTGAGGCGTATGCCGCCCTGAGCCAGCTGGCAACCCGGCTGTCCCGGCGTTCAAACCCCTGA
- the phaZ gene encoding polyhydroxyalkanoate depolymerase, which produces MLYKLYETQRSLMEPLTDLAASAAKLYANPRSIWGMHPMSQRISAGYDLLHRLGKDYEKPEFGLRTADVDGVDVAIHERVELKKPFCELRRFKRFTDDQATLTKLKDQPAVLIVAPLSGHYATLLRDTVKTMLKDHKVYITDWTNARLVPLSEGDFHLDDYVNYVQEFIRHVQARYGNCHVMSVCQPTVPVLAAVSLMASRGELTPLSMVMMGGPIDASKSPTKVNNLAMNKPLSWFENHVIYRVPSRFPGAGRKVYPGFLQHSGFVAMNPSNHARSHYDYFQDLIKGDRSSAETHRKFYDEYNAVLDMDAHYYLQTIQTVFQDLKLVNGTWHVRGVDGQIEHVRPQDITKTALLSVEGELDDISGSGQTEAVHGICSGVPKSMQEHYEVEGAGHYGIFAGRRWREMVYPKVKAFILRYQPPVASSVPALSTSPAVAATQTELPSSTAELVAATAPQQADAATSVAPTSAPKPAAKAKTVKAKPVAPVVKTPAADLAPAASKPAARKKAIPRTA; this is translated from the coding sequence GTGCTCTACAAACTTTATGAAACCCAGCGCTCGCTGATGGAGCCACTGACCGACCTGGCCGCGTCGGCTGCCAAGCTGTACGCCAACCCGCGCTCGATCTGGGGCATGCACCCGATGTCGCAACGTATTTCTGCGGGTTATGACCTCTTGCACCGCCTGGGCAAGGACTATGAAAAGCCCGAGTTTGGTCTGCGCACCGCCGATGTGGACGGTGTCGATGTGGCGATCCATGAACGGGTCGAGCTCAAGAAACCGTTTTGTGAACTGCGCCGATTCAAACGCTTCACCGACGACCAGGCCACGCTGACCAAACTCAAGGACCAGCCTGCGGTGCTGATTGTGGCGCCGCTGTCTGGCCACTACGCCACCTTGCTGCGCGACACGGTGAAAACCATGCTCAAGGACCACAAGGTCTACATCACCGACTGGACCAACGCACGCCTGGTGCCGCTGTCCGAGGGGGACTTCCACCTCGACGACTACGTCAACTATGTGCAGGAGTTCATCCGCCACGTGCAGGCCCGCTACGGCAACTGCCATGTGATGAGTGTCTGCCAGCCCACGGTGCCGGTGCTCGCAGCGGTCTCGCTGATGGCCAGCCGGGGCGAACTCACGCCCTTGAGCATGGTCATGATGGGCGGCCCGATTGACGCCAGCAAGTCACCGACCAAGGTCAACAACCTGGCGATGAACAAGCCACTGAGCTGGTTCGAGAACCATGTGATCTACCGTGTGCCCAGCCGCTTTCCTGGCGCCGGGCGCAAGGTTTACCCGGGCTTTTTACAACATTCGGGCTTTGTCGCGATGAACCCGAGCAACCACGCCCGCAGCCACTACGACTATTTTCAGGACCTGATCAAGGGTGACCGCTCCAGCGCCGAAACCCACCGCAAGTTCTACGACGAGTACAACGCGGTGCTCGACATGGACGCGCATTACTACCTGCAAACCATCCAGACCGTGTTTCAGGACCTCAAGCTGGTCAACGGCACCTGGCACGTGCGGGGTGTGGACGGCCAGATCGAACATGTGCGCCCGCAGGACATCACCAAGACCGCGCTGCTCAGTGTGGAAGGTGAACTCGACGATATTTCCGGCTCGGGCCAGACCGAGGCGGTGCACGGCATCTGCAGCGGTGTGCCCAAAAGCATGCAGGAACACTATGAGGTGGAAGGTGCCGGCCACTACGGCATTTTTGCCGGGCGGCGCTGGCGCGAAATGGTCTACCCGAAGGTCAAGGCCTTTATCCTGCGTTACCAGCCACCGGTGGCGAGCAGTGTGCCCGCGCTGAGCACCAGCCCTGCGGTGGCGGCGACACAGACCGAGCTGCCATCGAGCACAGCGGAGCTTGTGGCTGCCACCGCGCCCCAACAAGCAGACGCAGCAACATCTGTTGCACCAACATCCGCCCCCAAACCAGCGGCCAAGGCCAAAACTGTCAAAGCCAAACCTGTCGCACCCGTCGTCAAAACACCGGCTGCCGACTTGGCACCAGCTGCAAGCAAACCCGCCGCCCGAAAAAAGGCAATACCCCGTACCGCATGA
- the rsxB gene encoding electron transport complex subunit RsxB — translation MTPLAQDILAALPQTQCTRCGYPDCAAYAQAVANNEADVNQCPPGGQEGVARLAALTGQTAKPLNPVHGVEGPRSTVFIDEDWCIGCTLCIKACPVDAIVGANKLMHTVIEAHCTGCELCLPVCPVDCIRVENTSGTATGWAAWSQADADKARDRYAFHSYRLKQDEGLTEKELEIAHQENRTHPAPASEPVVLDKKRAVIEAALARARAKREASPAP, via the coding sequence ATGACCCCTCTGGCACAAGACATCCTGGCGGCCCTGCCGCAAACCCAATGCACCCGCTGCGGCTACCCTGACTGCGCCGCCTACGCGCAAGCGGTGGCCAACAACGAGGCCGACGTCAACCAATGCCCCCCGGGTGGCCAGGAGGGCGTGGCGCGCCTGGCGGCCCTGACCGGTCAGACGGCCAAGCCACTGAACCCGGTACATGGTGTGGAAGGCCCGCGCAGCACGGTGTTCATTGATGAGGACTGGTGTATTGGCTGCACCCTGTGTATCAAGGCCTGCCCGGTGGACGCGATTGTGGGCGCCAACAAACTGATGCACACGGTGATCGAGGCCCACTGCACAGGCTGTGAGCTGTGCTTACCGGTGTGTCCGGTGGACTGCATCCGGGTCGAGAACACCAGCGGCACAGCCACCGGCTGGGCCGCCTGGTCACAGGCGGATGCCGACAAGGCCCGAGACCGCTACGCCTTTCATAGCTATAGGCTCAAGCAGGACGAGGGCCTCACTGAGAAAGAGCTTGAAATCGCGCATCAAGAGAACCGGACGCATCCGGCACCCGCCAGCGAACCCGTGGTACTCGACAAAAAACGCGCCGTGATCGAAGCGGCGCTGGCCCGCGCCCGGGCTAAACGCGAAGCCAGCCCGGCGCCTTGA
- a CDS encoding VOC family protein — translation MTEVVRPFKVLGIQQIAIGATDKTRLQKLWVDMLGLELTGTFKSERENVDEDICAMGKGPFKVEVDLMQPVDIEKKPAVHATPLNHVGIWIDDLPKAVEWLTAQGVRFAPGGIRKGAAGFDICFLHPKGNDEFPISGEGVLIEMVQAPTEVIEAFAKLAA, via the coding sequence ATGACTGAAGTCGTTCGTCCATTCAAGGTGCTGGGCATCCAGCAAATCGCCATTGGCGCCACAGACAAAACCCGCCTGCAAAAACTGTGGGTCGACATGTTGGGGCTGGAATTGACCGGTACATTCAAGAGTGAGCGCGAAAACGTTGACGAAGACATCTGCGCCATGGGCAAAGGCCCGTTCAAGGTCGAGGTGGATCTGATGCAACCCGTCGACATTGAGAAAAAGCCCGCCGTACACGCCACACCGCTCAACCATGTCGGCATCTGGATCGACGATCTGCCCAAAGCCGTGGAATGGCTCACCGCCCAAGGTGTGCGTTTTGCCCCAGGTGGCATCCGCAAGGGTGCGGCCGGTTTTGACATCTGCTTCCTGCACCCCAAGGGCAACGACGAGTTTCCGATCTCGGGTGAAGGTGTGCTGATCGAAATGGTGCAGGCGCCTACCGAAGTGATTGAGGCATTCGCCAAGCTGGCGGCTTAA
- a CDS encoding acetyl-CoA carboxylase biotin carboxylase subunit: MFTKILIANRGEIACRVILTARKMGIKTVAVFSEADRDARHVALADESVLIGPAPSRESYLLADKIIAACKQTGAQAIHPGYGFLSENAEFAKRVEEEGIVFIGPKHYSIAAMGDKIESKKLADLAGVNCIPGVNDAIDTPEQAVEIAKGIGYPVMIKASAGGGGKGLRVAFNDKEAFEGFTSCKNEARNSFGDDRVFIEKFVEEPRHIEIQLIGDSQGNVVYLNERECSIQRRHQKVIEEAPSPFISDATRQAMGEQAVALAKAVKYQSAGTVEFVVGKDQSFYFLEMNTRLQVEHPVTECITGLDLVELMIRVAAGEALPLTQAEVKRDGWAMECRINAEDPFRGFLPSTGRLVKFQPPQESMFASDVTKWQGVRVDTGVQEGGEIPMFYDSMIAKLIVHGKDRLEAIAKMREALNGFVIRGVSSNIPFQAALLAHPKFVAGDFNTGFIAENYGKGFRAEDVPHSNVEFLVALAVFVNRRYLNRAASITGQMEGHELRTGADFVAVTLGENGNGQSYKAHIPEFNDRTRTGTIQVGNNSYRIHSETKFGHVRMVGTCNDKPFVAQVERGTAKKPLAIRVIHNGTQVDMMVLLPYAAQLHALMPYKAPPDMSRYVLSPMPGLLVDVAVQPGQKVVAGERVAVIEAMKMENVLFATADGVVGKVLALKGDSLAVDQPIVEFA, translated from the coding sequence ATGTTTACAAAAATCCTGATCGCCAACCGTGGCGAGATCGCTTGCCGCGTCATCCTCACTGCCCGCAAGATGGGCATTAAAACCGTGGCTGTGTTTTCTGAAGCTGACCGCGACGCCCGCCATGTGGCGCTGGCCGACGAGTCGGTGCTGATTGGCCCGGCGCCCAGCCGCGAGAGTTACCTGCTGGCCGACAAGATCATTGCGGCCTGCAAACAGACCGGCGCCCAGGCCATTCACCCGGGCTACGGTTTCCTGAGTGAAAACGCCGAATTCGCCAAGCGGGTTGAAGAAGAAGGCATTGTCTTCATCGGCCCCAAGCACTATTCGATTGCAGCCATGGGCGACAAGATCGAGTCGAAGAAGCTGGCCGATCTGGCCGGTGTCAATTGCATTCCGGGTGTCAACGACGCCATCGACACACCTGAGCAGGCGGTCGAGATCGCCAAGGGCATCGGCTACCCGGTGATGATCAAGGCCAGCGCCGGTGGTGGTGGCAAGGGCCTGCGTGTGGCGTTCAACGACAAGGAAGCGTTCGAGGGTTTCACCAGTTGCAAAAACGAAGCCCGCAACAGCTTTGGTGACGACCGCGTTTTCATCGAGAAGTTTGTTGAAGAGCCGCGCCACATCGAAATCCAGCTGATTGGTGACAGCCAGGGCAATGTGGTCTACCTCAATGAGCGTGAATGTTCTATCCAACGTCGCCACCAGAAGGTCATCGAAGAAGCGCCCAGCCCCTTCATCTCTGATGCCACCCGCCAAGCCATGGGTGAGCAGGCAGTGGCGCTGGCCAAGGCGGTCAAGTACCAGAGCGCCGGCACGGTCGAGTTTGTGGTCGGCAAGGACCAGAGTTTTTATTTCCTCGAGATGAACACCCGGCTGCAGGTGGAGCACCCGGTCACCGAGTGCATCACCGGGCTGGACCTGGTCGAGCTGATGATCCGTGTCGCCGCTGGTGAGGCCTTGCCCCTGACCCAGGCCGAGGTCAAACGTGACGGCTGGGCCATGGAGTGCCGCATCAATGCCGAAGACCCGTTCCGCGGCTTCCTGCCCAGCACCGGTCGCCTGGTCAAGTTCCAGCCGCCACAAGAGAGCATGTTTGCCTCTGACGTGACGAAATGGCAGGGTGTGCGCGTCGACACCGGTGTGCAAGAGGGTGGCGAGATCCCGATGTTTTACGACTCGATGATCGCCAAACTGATTGTGCACGGCAAGGACCGCCTGGAAGCCATTGCCAAGATGCGCGAGGCACTCAATGGTTTTGTGATCCGTGGGGTGTCCAGCAATATCCCGTTCCAGGCCGCGTTGCTGGCGCATCCGAAATTTGTAGCGGGCGACTTCAACACCGGGTTCATTGCCGAAAACTACGGCAAAGGCTTCCGCGCCGAAGATGTGCCACACAGCAACGTCGAGTTTCTGGTGGCGCTGGCGGTGTTTGTGAACCGCCGTTACCTCAACCGCGCGGCTTCGATCACCGGGCAGATGGAAGGCCACGAGTTGCGCACCGGCGCAGATTTTGTGGCGGTCACCTTGGGTGAAAACGGCAACGGCCAGTCCTACAAGGCGCATATCCCTGAGTTCAACGACCGCACCCGCACCGGCACGATCCAGGTGGGCAATAACAGTTACCGCATTCACAGCGAGACCAAGTTTGGCCATGTTCGCATGGTGGGCACCTGCAATGACAAGCCCTTTGTTGCCCAGGTTGAGCGCGGCACCGCCAAAAAGCCGCTGGCCATCCGGGTCATCCACAATGGCACCCAGGTCGACATGATGGTGTTGCTGCCGTATGCCGCCCAGTTGCACGCGCTGATGCCCTACAAGGCGCCGCCAGACATGAGCCGTTATGTGTTGTCGCCCATGCCTGGCCTGTTGGTGGATGTGGCGGTGCAGCCCGGCCAGAAGGTGGTGGCGGGTGAGCGCGTGGCGGTGATCGAGGCCATGAAGATGGAAAACGTCTTGTTTGCCACCGCCGACGGTGTGGTCGGCAAGGTGCTGGCTCTCAAAGGTGACAGCCTCGCGGTGGACCAGCCGATTGTGGAGTTTGCATAA
- a CDS encoding acyl-CoA carboxylase subunit beta, with translation MHDIIELLDKKRELARLGGGQKRIDAQHKKGKLTARERIEMLLDEGTFEEWDMFVEHRCIDFGMENNKIPGDGVVTGYGMISGRLVFVFSQDFTVFGGALSEAHAEKICKIMDQAMKVGAPVIGLNDSGGARIQEGVASLGGYADVFQRNVMASGVIPQLSLIMGPCAGGAVYSPAMTDFIFMVKDSSYMFVTGPEVVKTVTHEDVTAEELGGAISHSTKSGVADMAFENDVEALLLMRRLYNYLPLNNREKPPVRKSGDPADRQEFSLDTLIPDNPNKAYDMKELITKTVDDGDFFELQPEYAKNMIIGFGRMQGQTVGFVANQPLVLAGCLDIKSSVKAARFVRFCDAFNIPVITFVDVPGFMPGTAQEYGGIIKHGAKLLYAYAECTVPKITLITRKAYGGAYDVMSSKHLRGDVNFAWPNAEIAVMGAKGAVEIIFREDKGDPEKIAAKEAEYKARFANPFVAGARGFIDDVIQPHETRKRICRSLVMLREKKIENPWRKHGNIPL, from the coding sequence ATGCACGACATCATTGAACTTCTCGACAAAAAGCGCGAACTGGCCCGCCTGGGAGGCGGCCAAAAACGCATCGACGCCCAGCATAAAAAAGGCAAACTCACCGCCCGTGAACGCATTGAAATGCTGCTCGATGAAGGCACGTTTGAAGAGTGGGACATGTTTGTCGAACACCGTTGCATCGACTTCGGCATGGAGAACAACAAGATCCCGGGTGACGGGGTGGTCACCGGCTACGGCATGATCAGCGGCCGCCTGGTGTTTGTGTTCAGCCAGGATTTCACCGTGTTTGGTGGCGCGCTGTCTGAAGCCCATGCCGAAAAAATCTGCAAGATCATGGACCAGGCCATGAAGGTCGGCGCGCCAGTGATTGGCCTGAACGATTCGGGCGGTGCGCGTATCCAGGAAGGTGTGGCTTCGCTGGGTGGTTATGCCGATGTGTTCCAGCGCAATGTGATGGCCAGCGGTGTGATTCCGCAGCTCAGCCTGATCATGGGTCCCTGCGCTGGCGGCGCGGTGTATTCACCGGCCATGACCGACTTCATCTTCATGGTCAAAGATTCGAGCTACATGTTCGTCACCGGCCCTGAAGTGGTCAAGACCGTCACGCACGAGGACGTGACCGCTGAAGAGTTGGGCGGAGCGATCAGCCATTCCACCAAGAGTGGTGTGGCGGACATGGCCTTTGAGAACGATGTGGAGGCGCTGCTGCTGATGCGCCGCCTCTACAACTACCTGCCGCTCAACAACCGCGAAAAACCCCCGGTGCGCAAGAGTGGCGACCCGGCCGACCGCCAGGAGTTCAGCCTGGACACTTTGATCCCAGACAACCCCAACAAAGCCTACGACATGAAGGAGCTGATCACCAAAACGGTGGATGACGGCGACTTCTTCGAGTTACAACCCGAATACGCCAAAAACATGATCATCGGTTTTGGTCGCATGCAAGGCCAGACCGTGGGTTTTGTCGCCAACCAGCCGCTGGTGCTGGCGGGCTGCCTGGACATCAAGAGCTCGGTCAAGGCCGCGCGTTTTGTGCGCTTCTGTGATGCATTCAACATCCCGGTGATCACCTTTGTTGACGTGCCTGGCTTCATGCCCGGCACCGCCCAGGAATACGGCGGCATCATCAAACACGGCGCCAAGCTGCTCTACGCTTATGCCGAATGCACCGTGCCCAAGATCACGCTGATCACCCGCAAGGCCTACGGTGGCGCCTACGACGTGATGAGCTCCAAACACCTGCGTGGTGATGTCAACTTTGCCTGGCCCAATGCCGAGATTGCGGTGATGGGTGCAAAGGGCGCGGTGGAGATCATCTTCCGCGAAGACAAGGGTGACCCGGAAAAAATCGCCGCCAAAGAAGCCGAATACAAAGCCCGTTTTGCCAACCCGTTTGTGGCCGGTGCACGTGGCTTCATCGACGATGTGATCCAGCCTCACGAAACGCGCAAACGCATCTGCCGCAGCCTGGTGATGTTGCGCGAGAAAAAGATCGAGAACCCGTGGCGCAAACACGGCAACATCCCCCTGTAA